The following coding sequences lie in one Amycolatopsis cihanbeyliensis genomic window:
- a CDS encoding ferric reductase-like transmembrane domain-containing protein, protein MPDGWAQTLIELAQPAADQGLRYVAAISARLSYAFMCLTLCWGVLTATGWVHRICGRKTMRSGHVALAMLALAFGAIHAIGFLFVTAGTFTVPRLIIPLLPGTLARHTMGILGLELAVAIAVTAGLVRLMSYRRWLWLHRLAYPAFALLVLHSLFGAIANGRLALLWLGGITLLVPTVTLAVLRFLPVRTLERIGLVEEQV, encoded by the coding sequence ATGCCGGACGGATGGGCTCAGACGCTCATCGAGCTCGCTCAACCGGCGGCGGACCAGGGCCTACGCTACGTCGCCGCCATCTCCGCACGCCTTTCCTACGCGTTCATGTGCCTGACCCTGTGCTGGGGAGTACTCACCGCGACGGGCTGGGTGCACCGCATCTGCGGGCGGAAGACCATGCGCAGCGGACACGTCGCGCTCGCCATGCTGGCCCTCGCCTTCGGCGCGATCCACGCCATCGGGTTCCTTTTCGTCACCGCGGGCACGTTCACCGTGCCACGACTGATCATCCCGCTCCTGCCGGGGACCCTTGCCCGGCACACCATGGGGATCCTCGGGCTCGAGCTGGCCGTGGCCATCGCGGTGACCGCGGGCCTGGTCCGGTTGATGTCGTACCGGCGCTGGCTGTGGCTGCACCGGCTCGCCTACCCCGCTTTCGCGCTGCTCGTGCTGCACTCGCTGTTCGGCGCGATCGCCAACGGGCGGCTGGCCCTGCTGTGGCTCGGCGGCATCACCCTGCTCGTGCCGACGGTCACCCTGGCCGTGTTGCGGTTCCTGCCGGTACGGACCCTGGAACGGATCGGCCTCGTCGAGGAGCAGGTCTAG
- a CDS encoding acyl-CoA synthetase: MDGLFRGARETARSLWVMFRAGLAPFPRLDEGLRSLVAVRKYGPFVGAVRHAARRNGDAVALADELGELTFQQLEQRSNALTRAWQGRGIAAGTVIAALCRDHRGLVVVMLAAGKLGARLVLLNTGFAKPQLADVVAREQVSALVHDQEFTELLDAVDPGVERYLAWVDEETPAETTVTTLDELIASTEDTAVPAPRRPGGFVLLTSGTTGTPKGAPRERTSALSSAQFLDRIPLRAGESTCLAAPIFHGTGLSQFVLAFALGCKVVLSRRFDPENTLRLVAEHRCSTLVVVPTMLQRIIDLGPDMLARHDTSRLRIVFAAGSAVSPDLCRRTAEAFGDVLYNLYGSTEVAVATVARPEELRKAPGTAGRPPVSCRVRLHDDNGKRITEPEAVGRVFVGSGLSFSGYTDGRSKEIIDGLLSTGDVGHFDADGLLFIDGRDDDMIVSGGENVFPLEVENLLADRQDVLEAAVLGVPDEEFGQRLKAFLVAAPGARVDPDEVREYVKANLARYKVPREVVLIDRLPRNATGKLLRRELLAGTAT, from the coding sequence ATGGACGGATTGTTTCGTGGAGCACGGGAAACGGCACGCAGCCTGTGGGTGATGTTCCGCGCGGGACTGGCACCGTTTCCGCGCCTCGACGAAGGGCTGCGTTCGCTCGTCGCCGTTCGGAAGTACGGGCCGTTCGTCGGTGCCGTCCGGCACGCCGCCCGCCGCAACGGCGATGCCGTCGCGCTGGCCGACGAACTCGGGGAGTTGACCTTCCAGCAACTCGAGCAACGGTCGAACGCGCTGACGAGGGCATGGCAGGGACGCGGGATCGCCGCGGGCACGGTGATCGCGGCGTTGTGCCGGGACCACCGGGGCCTGGTGGTCGTGATGCTCGCCGCGGGCAAGCTCGGCGCCCGCCTGGTCCTGCTGAACACCGGCTTCGCCAAGCCGCAACTGGCCGACGTGGTGGCCCGTGAGCAGGTATCGGCGCTGGTCCACGACCAGGAGTTCACCGAACTGCTCGATGCCGTGGACCCCGGCGTCGAGCGGTATCTGGCCTGGGTGGACGAGGAGACCCCGGCCGAAACCACGGTGACCACACTGGACGAGCTGATCGCGAGCACCGAGGATACGGCGGTGCCCGCACCACGGCGGCCGGGCGGATTCGTGCTGCTGACCAGCGGAACGACCGGGACACCGAAGGGCGCGCCCCGGGAGCGGACCTCCGCGCTGTCCAGTGCCCAGTTCCTCGACCGCATCCCGTTGCGGGCGGGGGAGAGCACCTGCCTTGCGGCGCCGATCTTCCACGGCACCGGACTTTCGCAGTTCGTCCTGGCCTTCGCTCTCGGCTGCAAAGTGGTGCTGAGCAGGCGGTTCGACCCGGAGAACACGCTGCGGCTTGTCGCCGAGCACCGCTGTAGCACGCTGGTGGTGGTGCCGACCATGTTGCAGCGGATCATCGATCTGGGCCCGGATATGCTCGCTCGCCACGACACCTCGCGCCTGCGGATCGTGTTCGCGGCCGGTTCGGCGGTCTCACCCGACCTGTGCCGGCGGACCGCGGAGGCGTTCGGCGACGTGCTCTACAACCTGTACGGCTCCACGGAGGTGGCGGTCGCGACGGTGGCCAGGCCGGAGGAACTGCGGAAGGCCCCGGGAACCGCGGGGCGGCCGCCGGTGTCCTGCCGCGTCCGGCTGCACGACGACAACGGGAAGCGGATCACCGAGCCGGAGGCGGTCGGCAGGGTGTTCGTGGGCAGTGGACTGAGCTTCTCCGGCTACACCGACGGCCGCTCGAAGGAGATCATCGACGGGCTGCTCTCCACCGGAGACGTCGGCCATTTCGACGCCGACGGCCTGCTGTTCATCGACGGCAGGGACGACGACATGATCGTCTCCGGCGGTGAGAACGTCTTCCCGCTCGAGGTGGAGAACCTGCTCGCCGACCGCCAGGACGTCCTCGAGGCCGCGGTACTCGGTGTGCCGGACGAGGAGTTCGGCCAGCGGCTGAAGGCCTTCCTGGTCGCGGCGCCGGGCGCCCGCGTCGATCCCGATGAGGTCAGGGAGTACGTCAAGGCCAATCTCGCCAGGTACAAGGTTCCCAGGGAGGTCGTGCTGATCGACCGCCTGCCGCGGAACGCCACCGGGAAGCTCCTCCGCCGGGAGCTGCTGGCCGGCACGGCCACCTAG
- a CDS encoding bifunctional nuclease family protein, which produces MSFVVPVHLHGVVTIPARQSPVMLLRETGGERRWLAVPIAESDAEALLSAKEHVRHSRPSTVELLGRVLAEFGHQIVRVQVTDLHEDTFQARLVLDTGAEIPAHPSDAIAIGLRAGAPTEVAEAVLDVAAVQLSIIDDTARGPSEDEDEEHQIAEFRALLESAVPADFDDLPER; this is translated from the coding sequence GTGAGTTTCGTGGTTCCGGTACATCTGCACGGGGTGGTGACGATACCCGCGCGGCAGTCGCCGGTCATGCTGCTGCGCGAAACCGGCGGCGAGCGCCGCTGGCTCGCCGTGCCCATCGCCGAATCCGATGCCGAGGCCCTGCTGTCGGCCAAGGAACACGTCCGGCACTCCCGGCCCAGCACCGTCGAGCTCCTCGGCAGGGTGCTGGCCGAGTTCGGGCACCAGATAGTCCGGGTCCAGGTCACCGACCTGCACGAGGACACCTTCCAGGCCCGGCTCGTCCTGGACACCGGGGCGGAGATTCCCGCGCACCCCAGTGACGCGATCGCCATCGGCCTGCGTGCCGGAGCCCCGACCGAGGTCGCGGAGGCGGTACTCGATGTCGCCGCCGTGCAGCTGAGCATCATCGACGACACCGCGCGCGGCCCGTCCGAGGACGAGGACGAGGAACACCAGATCGCCGAGTTCCGCGCCCTGCTCGAGAGCGCCGTCCCCGCCGACTTCGACGACCTCCCCGAACGGTGA